From the Halorhabdus utahensis DSM 12940 genome, one window contains:
- a CDS encoding SDR family oxidoreductase: MAISFDFSDHVVLVTGAGGALGSATAEAFLDAGATVCAADVIAPSADGYLLAAEQEGLQTYQADFTDEPAVQALVETILADHGRLDALVCVAGTWQGGNPVDKTGTDTFDVLVDVNLRTAFLATKHALPHLRETGGSIVTVSSKSSLEGGSGDALYRASKAGVRLLTESIAVENEGTVRANAILPDVIDTPANRDMMPDANHDEWVDPADIADVIQFLCSEAAAPVNGGSIPVSGQT; encoded by the coding sequence ATGGCAATCAGTTTCGATTTCAGTGACCACGTCGTGCTAGTGACCGGTGCAGGCGGTGCGCTCGGGAGTGCAACGGCCGAGGCATTCCTCGACGCGGGCGCAACCGTGTGTGCCGCGGACGTGATCGCCCCGTCCGCTGATGGCTATCTGCTTGCCGCTGAGCAGGAAGGTCTCCAGACCTACCAGGCTGATTTCACCGACGAGCCAGCCGTCCAGGCGCTCGTCGAAACGATCCTCGCCGATCATGGGCGGCTAGACGCGCTGGTGTGCGTCGCGGGGACCTGGCAAGGGGGCAATCCTGTCGACAAAACCGGGACTGACACGTTCGATGTTCTCGTCGATGTGAACCTCCGAACGGCGTTTCTCGCCACGAAACACGCCCTCCCACACCTGCGGGAAACGGGGGGTTCAATCGTCACCGTTTCCTCGAAGTCCTCACTCGAAGGCGGGAGCGGTGACGCCCTCTACCGTGCCTCGAAGGCCGGTGTTCGATTGCTCACCGAATCGATCGCTGTCGAGAACGAAGGGACGGTCAGGGCGAACGCCATCCTTCCGGACGTGATCGATACACCGGCGAATCGCGACATGATGCCGGATGCGAATCACGACGAATGGGTCGATCCCGCCGACATCGCCGACGTGATTCAGTTCCTCTGCAGCGAGGCAGCGGCCCCGGTCAACGGTGGATCGATCCCCGTCTCTGGCCAGACCTGA
- a CDS encoding sodium-dependent transporter: MSVDETDGGSWSTRIGFILAAVGSAIGLGNIWRFPYQVHANGGGAFLIPYFAALLLAGIPVLLVEVWLGSETGLTTPLAIREKFKESEFLGWWAVLNGFIVNAYYVVILGWSAAFIVFALTHGSTLPTGDLFTAFKAFLTSWYPVAGVIVVWAINYVILRLGIEDGLERANKLFVPFIWVLVILLAVRGMLLPSGLDGLEFYLTPDFEALTDPSIWISAFGQIYFTLSVALGIMITYASYQPEDQDITNNAFIIAFANCGFAFLAGFAIFPYLLAADATATDSIGLAFVVLPKAFQTIPFTPIVGAVFFLLLTLAGLSSSLSLAEAQVGPLRQKLGLSRAKTVNAVALAGVTLSLVIALEGPLGLLGSGEAVGDSLQLLSMFDTSSATYTLPMIALGETLIFGWVYGVGAFDGGQRIAEAANAVSDFSIPPRLYAVVLQIVVPTALGYTILSQIVVDGKTGLIAPLVIVFSAAISSYVTQRADTVAANGGDDA, encoded by the coding sequence ATGAGTGTCGACGAAACCGATGGAGGATCGTGGTCGACGCGGATCGGGTTCATCCTCGCGGCCGTGGGATCGGCAATCGGACTCGGGAACATCTGGCGGTTCCCGTATCAGGTCCACGCCAACGGCGGCGGCGCCTTCCTGATACCGTATTTCGCTGCGTTGCTCCTGGCGGGCATCCCGGTGCTCCTCGTCGAGGTCTGGCTCGGCAGTGAAACCGGACTGACGACGCCGCTCGCGATTCGAGAGAAGTTCAAAGAGAGCGAATTCCTCGGCTGGTGGGCCGTGCTAAATGGCTTCATCGTCAACGCCTACTACGTCGTCATCCTGGGGTGGTCGGCAGCATTCATCGTGTTCGCACTCACCCACGGGTCCACACTGCCGACTGGCGATCTGTTCACGGCGTTCAAGGCGTTTCTGACGTCGTGGTATCCGGTCGCTGGCGTCATCGTGGTATGGGCGATCAACTATGTCATCCTTCGGTTGGGCATCGAAGACGGTCTCGAACGGGCGAACAAGCTGTTCGTCCCGTTCATCTGGGTGCTTGTCATCCTGCTCGCCGTGCGGGGGATGCTGCTGCCCAGTGGTCTGGATGGCCTGGAGTTCTATCTGACGCCGGACTTTGAGGCGTTGACCGATCCGAGCATCTGGATCAGTGCGTTCGGACAGATCTACTTCACACTCAGCGTCGCTTTGGGGATCATGATCACGTACGCGTCCTATCAGCCAGAGGACCAGGACATCACCAACAACGCCTTCATCATCGCCTTCGCGAACTGTGGCTTTGCCTTCCTCGCTGGCTTTGCGATCTTCCCGTATCTGCTCGCGGCGGACGCCACGGCGACCGACAGCATCGGCCTCGCGTTCGTCGTGCTCCCGAAAGCGTTCCAGACGATTCCGTTCACGCCGATCGTCGGCGCGGTATTCTTCCTCCTGTTGACGCTTGCAGGACTCTCTTCGTCGCTATCACTTGCGGAAGCGCAGGTGGGACCGCTGCGGCAGAAACTCGGCCTCAGCCGGGCGAAAACCGTCAACGCCGTGGCACTGGCGGGCGTCACCCTGAGCCTCGTGATCGCGCTCGAGGGGCCACTCGGACTGCTTGGCAGTGGCGAGGCGGTCGGCGATTCGCTGCAGTTGCTCTCGATGTTCGATACCTCGAGTGCGACCTACACGCTGCCGATGATCGCGCTGGGCGAGACGTTGATCTTCGGATGGGTCTACGGCGTCGGCGCGTTCGACGGCGGCCAACGGATCGCCGAGGCCGCCAACGCTGTCAGCGACTTCTCGATCCCCCCGCGGCTGTATGCGGTCGTCCTCCAGATCGTCGTGCCGACGGCGCTGGGTTATACGATCCTCTCCCAGATCGTGGTGGATGGAAAGACCGGCCTCATCGCGCCGCTGGTGATTGTCTTCTCCGCGGCGATATCCTCCTACGTCACGCAACGGGCAGACACCGTTGCCGCGAACGGAGGTGACGACGCATGA
- a CDS encoding uracil-DNA glycosylase family protein, which produces MTYVSDAEFNPFGFDPDGERFVPGFGDVEADFQIIGDHPGIHGGVTTSVPFTETDGAKRLQDALLQGGLLRKAGAPPTVDSTYLSYLHPSVPEQAPTDDDYTREETFVEAEVRAIAAHVLLPVGERATRWVLENMTTEPSDDLDMAALHGREIVGSGWLVVPIADPDSWDEDDGRELSDALTELRKQDYRREADLGRLAGGGEPYYVR; this is translated from the coding sequence GTGACCTACGTATCGGACGCGGAGTTCAATCCATTCGGCTTCGATCCGGACGGTGAACGCTTCGTCCCCGGCTTTGGCGATGTCGAGGCGGATTTCCAGATCATCGGGGACCATCCTGGTATCCACGGCGGCGTCACAACCAGTGTCCCCTTCACGGAAACGGACGGTGCGAAACGCCTCCAGGATGCGCTTTTGCAAGGCGGACTCCTCCGGAAAGCTGGCGCTCCGCCGACGGTCGATTCGACCTACCTCTCGTATCTCCATCCGAGCGTCCCCGAGCAAGCGCCGACCGACGACGATTACACTCGCGAGGAGACGTTCGTCGAGGCAGAAGTCCGTGCCATCGCGGCCCACGTCCTGTTGCCCGTCGGCGAGCGCGCGACGCGATGGGTCCTCGAAAACATGACGACGGAACCCAGCGATGACCTCGATATGGCGGCGCTACATGGAAGAGAGATCGTCGGCAGCGGGTGGCTCGTTGTGCCCATTGCCGATCCGGACTCTTGGGACGAAGACGACGGGAGAGAACTGTCTGATGCACTCACCGAACTTCGGAAACAGGATTATCGACGAGAGGCCGATCTGGGTCGGCTCGCCGGTGGGGGCGAGCCCTATTACGTCCGATGA
- a CDS encoding ABC transporter permease family protein codes for MRLKKVLRIGWWEVTKNAGGIDRRTAAVTIGAIVVLGALAPLIASQGVALDAGLYRVGVDETSPYYGVVDRDPTFAVEPPTRDGVSSGQVELLIEGSSVVDVADSPKGNAALTELRSSVQAYNDWLMDQEKNQTAAYPVSVTTDPVDRGSLGPSGTDDGSPNGGTSDGGDTGTNGDTGGDSPGTGGPGTGGTTGDSTDSGGGGLPGGLGGFAGSLGGGSTTGSPSDLAPPFPFGSLVLAFVFVLPLNFVIQAYGSSILSERLNRRGELMLVSPVTRGDIIAGKTLPYFLGAMIFEVLLTAGLVVFAADGASGFVSILAVIPLVLLFLGATFLAGMFARSFKELTFLTVTITVSLTSYAFVPAIFTDVTPIALISPLTIVVRDIQGQAIGLVEFVFSTLPPLLTAGVLFGLGAGLYREEDMFTQRPVPLKVLDSLSGRIKRPTSAAKLSIILLPFILVTELVAVAMAYPIWLGAPEVAVFFVLVAVAVIEEIAKSIHIYAGFVHRKYERTVASAVLVGSLSGLGFFLAEKLGLIAQLLGSDLPDVQQAALTTGGAEYGVSPLLALGLLLAPFALHAVTATISALGAVRSRRGYAVGLVLAIMIHLAYNLTVVSFLV; via the coding sequence GTGCGTCTCAAGAAGGTACTCCGGATCGGCTGGTGGGAGGTAACGAAGAACGCCGGCGGGATCGACCGCCGGACTGCGGCTGTAACGATCGGTGCCATCGTCGTTCTCGGCGCGCTCGCCCCGCTGATCGCCAGTCAGGGCGTTGCACTCGATGCCGGCCTGTATCGCGTCGGCGTCGACGAGACGAGCCCCTATTACGGTGTCGTCGACCGCGATCCGACGTTTGCCGTCGAGCCCCCGACTCGCGACGGCGTCTCCTCGGGGCAGGTCGAACTGCTGATCGAGGGATCATCTGTCGTCGACGTTGCCGACTCCCCGAAAGGAAACGCTGCACTGACCGAGTTGCGAAGTTCGGTACAGGCGTATAACGACTGGCTGATGGACCAGGAGAAAAACCAGACTGCCGCCTATCCGGTTTCGGTGACGACTGACCCCGTCGATCGTGGGTCGCTTGGGCCGTCAGGAACCGATGACGGAAGTCCCAACGGTGGGACGTCCGATGGGGGCGACACGGGAACGAACGGCGACACGGGCGGTGACAGCCCGGGCACGGGCGGGCCCGGTACTGGTGGTACTACGGGCGATAGCACGGACAGCGGCGGCGGTGGGCTCCCCGGCGGCCTCGGCGGGTTTGCCGGGAGTCTCGGGGGCGGGAGTACGACCGGATCACCATCGGACCTTGCGCCGCCGTTCCCGTTTGGCTCGCTCGTGCTGGCGTTCGTGTTCGTCCTGCCGCTGAACTTCGTGATCCAGGCCTACGGGAGTTCGATACTCAGCGAGCGACTCAATCGCCGTGGGGAACTCATGCTCGTCTCGCCGGTCACGCGAGGTGATATCATCGCCGGGAAGACGCTGCCGTACTTCCTCGGCGCGATGATTTTCGAAGTACTGCTAACTGCCGGTCTGGTCGTGTTTGCTGCAGACGGGGCGAGCGGGTTCGTCTCGATACTGGCAGTGATCCCGCTCGTGTTGCTCTTTCTCGGGGCGACGTTCCTCGCGGGAATGTTCGCCCGGTCGTTCAAGGAACTCACGTTCCTGACGGTCACGATCACGGTCTCACTGACGAGTTACGCGTTCGTCCCCGCGATTTTCACCGACGTGACACCGATCGCCCTCATCTCGCCGCTGACGATCGTCGTCCGGGATATCCAGGGCCAGGCGATCGGCCTCGTCGAGTTCGTGTTCTCGACGCTCCCGCCGCTGTTGACGGCGGGTGTCCTCTTCGGACTGGGTGCCGGCCTGTACCGCGAGGAGGACATGTTCACCCAGCGGCCGGTTCCGCTGAAAGTCCTCGACTCGCTTTCCGGCCGGATCAAACGGCCGACGAGCGCGGCGAAGCTGTCGATCATCCTGTTGCCGTTCATCCTCGTGACCGAACTGGTCGCCGTCGCGATGGCCTATCCGATATGGCTCGGCGCGCCCGAGGTGGCGGTCTTTTTCGTGCTGGTCGCTGTCGCCGTCATCGAGGAGATCGCCAAGAGCATCCACATCTACGCGGGATTCGTCCACCGGAAGTACGAACGCACAGTTGCGAGTGCTGTCCTCGTCGGATCGCTGTCGGGACTCGGGTTCTTCCTCGCGGAGAAACTCGGCCTCATCGCGCAGTTGCTCGGCTCCGATCTGCCCGACGTACAGCAGGCAGCCTTGACGACTGGGGGCGCGGAGTACGGCGTCTCACCGCTGCTTGCCCTCGGCCTCCTGCTCGCGCCGTTTGCGCTACATGCGGTGACGGCGACGATCTCGGCTCTCGGTGCGGTTCGGAGTCGTCGTGGATACGCCGTCGGACTCGTTCTCGCGATCATGATCCATCTAGCGTACAACCTCACGGTGGTGAGTTTCCTTGTCTGA
- a CDS encoding ABC transporter permease, translating into MSDQNAEANGSLLADSRLTIARRDIASLSREKTIVLALIIQLFIAAFSSFLVVGLTSLYDPGSVEASGIDVGVSGDVTAELEDAAAAVDGIELTPYTSKDQAMERFQDRSVQGVLHAETVDGQIQVTATVPQGSIESTLVIVQLRSVLEELERTERIDRSEFLESPPVSLPAETSSSPYFGFTYTVLVPLLLFLPPFISGSIAVDAITEEIERGTLELLRVAPVSLSDIVDGKALGMAILAPLQAILWIVLLGANGIAIRNVPALVLLVAATAVLVVVFGIVLGLLTGKRQQAQLLYSVLVIGAFGALALLPEHLATVAAKLAVGSATTVTTATVAGVAVAAVVGYATMRRYVTRIDPERF; encoded by the coding sequence TTGTCTGATCAAAACGCCGAAGCGAACGGATCGCTCCTGGCAGACAGCCGACTGACGATCGCTCGCCGGGACATCGCCTCGCTCTCCCGGGAGAAGACGATCGTCCTTGCGCTCATCATCCAGCTATTCATCGCTGCGTTCTCGTCGTTTCTCGTCGTCGGGCTGACGTCGCTGTACGATCCTGGCTCCGTTGAGGCCAGCGGGATCGACGTGGGTGTCTCCGGTGACGTGACGGCGGAACTCGAAGACGCGGCGGCAGCCGTCGACGGGATCGAACTCACGCCCTATACCAGCAAGGACCAGGCGATGGAGCGCTTCCAGGATCGGTCCGTCCAGGGGGTATTACATGCCGAGACTGTCGACGGGCAGATACAGGTGACGGCCACCGTTCCCCAGGGGAGCATCGAATCGACGCTCGTGATCGTCCAGCTCAGGTCCGTCCTGGAGGAGCTCGAACGGACCGAGCGGATCGACCGAAGCGAGTTCCTCGAATCGCCACCCGTCTCGCTTCCAGCGGAGACGAGTTCGAGTCCGTACTTCGGGTTCACCTACACGGTGCTCGTTCCCCTCCTGCTGTTCTTGCCGCCGTTCATCAGCGGGTCGATCGCCGTCGACGCGATCACCGAGGAGATCGAACGCGGCACGCTCGAACTCCTGCGGGTCGCGCCGGTCTCTCTGAGTGATATCGTCGACGGCAAGGCACTCGGCATGGCGATCCTGGCACCGCTCCAGGCGATCCTCTGGATCGTATTGCTGGGTGCCAACGGCATTGCGATCCGGAACGTCCCGGCACTCGTACTCCTGGTGGCGGCCACCGCCGTGCTCGTCGTCGTCTTCGGGATCGTCCTCGGTCTGTTGACTGGGAAGCGACAGCAAGCACAGCTTCTGTATTCGGTGCTGGTCATCGGCGCGTTCGGCGCACTCGCGCTGTTGCCCGAACACTTAGCGACCGTCGCCGCGAAGCTCGCGGTCGGGAGCGCAACGACGGTGACGACCGCGACCGTCGCTGGCGTGGCTG
- a CDS encoding ABC transporter ATP-binding protein produces the protein MIEVRDLRKEYGGFAAVEGSTFSVDRGEVFGIIGPNGAGKTTTLKMLAGLIEPTAGDVQIAGLAADDSAMRRRLGFLPEESPLYEEMTPISYLTFFADLYDVPENQAITRIHDTLDRLDLQHRDRPLGDMSKGMKRKVAIARSLINDPDVLVYDEPASGLDPLTTNFIIDFTTELAEAGKTIVFSAHNLYHVESICDRVAIMNQGSIVARGPLETLREEHGETTYHVYTTIELPGSEQQNGRYVRSVNSMGEVEATREDAAERGGEVVDIRTEEASLEEVFLNVADEPAQAAATGTTGTGTVDPGE, from the coding sequence ATGATCGAGGTTCGGGACCTTCGCAAGGAGTACGGCGGCTTTGCCGCCGTTGAGGGGAGTACGTTTTCCGTCGACCGCGGGGAGGTGTTCGGTATCATCGGCCCGAACGGCGCGGGCAAGACGACGACGCTGAAGATGCTCGCCGGCCTGATCGAACCGACCGCCGGCGACGTCCAGATCGCCGGGCTCGCTGCCGACGATTCAGCGATGCGACGACGCCTGGGGTTTCTCCCCGAGGAATCGCCGCTCTACGAGGAGATGACGCCCATCTCCTATCTCACCTTCTTCGCCGACCTCTACGATGTACCCGAAAACCAGGCGATCACGCGCATCCACGACACGCTCGACAGACTGGATCTCCAGCACCGCGATCGGCCGTTGGGTGACATGTCCAAGGGGATGAAACGCAAAGTCGCCATCGCCAGATCGCTGATCAACGATCCCGACGTGTTGGTCTACGACGAACCCGCGAGCGGTCTCGACCCGCTGACGACGAACTTCATCATCGACTTCACAACCGAACTCGCCGAGGCGGGTAAGACGATCGTCTTCAGTGCGCACAACCTGTATCACGTCGAGAGCATCTGTGATCGCGTCGCGATCATGAACCAGGGATCGATCGTGGCCCGCGGTCCCCTGGAGACCCTTCGAGAAGAACACGGTGAGACGACCTATCACGTCTATACGACGATCGAACTTCCGGGGAGCGAACAGCAGAATGGCCGATACGTCCGAAGCGTGAATTCGATGGGCGAGGTCGAAGCGACCCGTGAAGACGCCGCCGAACGCGGGGGCGAGGTCGTCGACATCCGGACCGAAGAGGCGAGTCTCGAAGAAGTATTCTTGAACGTCGCCGACGAACCCGCCCAGGCCGCCGCGACCGGGACGACGGGGACGGGGACCGTCGATCCGGGTGAGTAA
- a CDS encoding sodium-dependent transporter: MSERDAWTTRIGFILAAVGSAVGLGNVWRFPWMTAENGGSAFLGVYLVIVFAIALPGLIGEFVVGRRGERNPVGTFERLQSSSWRPIGWIAVLTSLIVLTFYSVAGGWVLRYVFDSLGGDILLKGAGLAQTTAFGAPGAHFGAISFGPAALIAHFVFIGFTGGIVYFGIADGIERATKVMVPGIVALLIGLAVWAFTLEGAGAGLSYYLSPDLDYLANNFVSVVEAATGQALFTLSVGAGVMLTYASYLDEDRSLFIDGGSIAVLNTAIGVLAGFVVFPIIYSFGSIEAGTGGPGVIFVSLAQAFSQLPFGRALGAVFYLVLAMAALSSAISIMEVLVAYLVDEHAIERERAAVGITLLFAATGTVCALRSDVFALFADNLANLGLASGLLAFLLFAVWILRDEATEELRLGGGAVTDALARPWAILIATVLPIFLAFTILSGLPAALATLGEMLGGVPAWGYLAGAIVVIGLAHALVFREEITALAQ, translated from the coding sequence ATGAGTGAGCGCGACGCCTGGACGACCCGGATCGGGTTCATCCTCGCGGCCGTGGGATCGGCTGTCGGCCTGGGGAACGTCTGGCGGTTCCCGTGGATGACCGCCGAGAACGGCGGGAGTGCGTTCCTGGGCGTCTATCTCGTGATCGTGTTCGCGATCGCACTCCCGGGCCTGATCGGCGAGTTCGTCGTCGGCCGGCGCGGGGAGCGCAATCCCGTCGGCACGTTCGAACGACTCCAATCGTCATCGTGGCGACCCATCGGCTGGATCGCTGTGCTCACGTCGCTGATCGTCCTGACGTTCTACAGCGTCGCCGGCGGGTGGGTGCTCCGGTACGTCTTCGACAGCCTGGGTGGCGACATCCTCCTGAAAGGCGCGGGTCTCGCCCAGACTACCGCGTTCGGTGCGCCGGGAGCCCACTTCGGGGCGATTTCGTTCGGTCCAGCCGCGCTGATCGCGCATTTCGTCTTCATCGGCTTCACCGGCGGGATCGTCTATTTCGGTATCGCCGACGGGATCGAACGCGCGACGAAGGTGATGGTGCCGGGGATCGTCGCCCTGTTGATCGGGCTCGCCGTGTGGGCGTTCACCCTGGAGGGGGCTGGCGCTGGCCTCTCGTATTACCTCTCACCGGACCTTGACTATTTGGCGAATAACTTCGTGTCGGTCGTCGAGGCCGCAACCGGACAGGCCCTGTTCACCCTTTCAGTGGGCGCGGGCGTCATGTTGACCTATGCCTCCTATCTCGATGAGGATCGGTCGCTGTTCATCGACGGGGGCTCGATCGCCGTGCTCAACACCGCGATCGGGGTCCTCGCCGGCTTTGTCGTCTTCCCGATCATCTACTCCTTCGGCTCGATCGAGGCGGGGACGGGCGGTCCCGGCGTGATCTTCGTCAGCCTCGCCCAGGCGTTCAGTCAGTTGCCCTTCGGGCGGGCGCTCGGCGCAGTCTTCTATCTCGTGCTCGCGATGGCGGCGCTGTCGAGTGCGATCTCCATCATGGAGGTGCTCGTCGCGTACCTCGTCGACGAACACGCGATCGAGCGCGAACGCGCGGCGGTCGGCATCACGCTGTTGTTCGCGGCGACCGGGACGGTCTGTGCGCTCAGAAGCGACGTGTTCGCGCTGTTCGCGGACAATCTCGCAAACCTCGGCCTCGCGAGCGGCCTGCTGGCCTTCCTGCTCTTTGCGGTATGGATCCTGCGTGATGAGGCGACCGAGGAACTGCGCCTCGGCGGCGGAGCAGTCACCGACGCGCTCGCGCGCCCCTGGGCCATACTGATCGCCACGGTGCTCCCGATCTTCCTGGCGTTCACGATCCTCAGCGGCCTGCCAGCCGCGCTGGCGACGCTCGGTGAGATGCTTGGAGGGGTCCCCGCATGGGGATATCTTGCCGGCGCGATCGTCGTGATCGGCCTCGCCCACGCGCTGGTCTTCCGGGAAGAGATCACTGCGCTGGCCCAGTGA
- a CDS encoding DUF5784 family protein has protein sequence MAKPLRFRRSNERWTADRVRSALYQSLNQAIGATMGRPWFRQPEGYDARRFDMDNGDVALFTWSDDVAYWMGNTETPKALWQTEKYTFDEVPDAVAEWAERELLATLHEEAPWLAEYPTISWFFLPVLLSKDGRHTSREFFRDHAAGFPECDRETALSYYEELLEGGVFPDRYEMAAKLGTAERLNLTRMSATMSEFTVAKLLDDAGYDLAPENEVSSGHSIDFRVDGDEQTGRLVEVTRPLPPSERSAGSAVAAIKETVATKTGGQLADHGGGVTLLVDCSSFDDGEWSRILDAQPEIGHRPAVVFRVRPGGNTAAYTLGSVPIDLPAYVDVA, from the coding sequence GTGGCGAAGCCGCTTCGATTCCGGCGCTCGAACGAGCGCTGGACCGCCGATCGCGTTCGATCCGCCCTCTATCAGTCACTGAACCAGGCCATCGGTGCGACGATGGGACGCCCATGGTTCCGCCAGCCCGAGGGATACGATGCCCGTCGTTTCGACATGGATAACGGCGACGTGGCATTGTTCACCTGGTCCGACGACGTCGCCTACTGGATGGGCAACACCGAGACCCCGAAGGCGCTCTGGCAGACCGAGAAGTACACCTTCGACGAGGTGCCCGACGCCGTGGCCGAGTGGGCCGAACGGGAACTCCTCGCGACGCTACACGAGGAAGCCCCCTGGCTCGCCGAGTACCCGACCATCTCGTGGTTTTTCCTGCCGGTCTTGCTCTCGAAGGACGGCCGACACACCTCCCGGGAGTTCTTCCGGGATCACGCCGCCGGATTCCCGGAGTGCGATCGGGAGACGGCCCTCTCCTATTACGAGGAGTTACTGGAGGGCGGCGTCTTTCCGGACCGCTATGAGATGGCCGCGAAACTCGGGACGGCCGAACGGCTCAACCTGACGCGGATGAGCGCGACCATGAGCGAGTTCACTGTCGCCAAATTGCTCGACGACGCCGGCTACGACCTCGCCCCGGAGAACGAGGTGTCTTCGGGCCACTCGATCGACTTTCGGGTCGACGGCGACGAACAGACGGGTCGACTCGTGGAAGTGACGCGACCGCTGCCACCCTCGGAACGGTCGGCCGGGTCGGCCGTCGCCGCGATCAAGGAAACTGTCGCGACCAAGACCGGCGGGCAACTCGCCGACCACGGCGGTGGCGTGACGCTGCTCGTCGACTGTTCCTCCTTCGACGACGGTGAGTGGTCCCGCATTCTCGACGCCCAGCCCGAGATCGGTCACCGGCCGGCCGTCGTCTTCCGCGTGCGACCTGGTGGGAACACTGCAGCCTACACGCTCGGGTCCGTGCCGATCGACTTGCCGGCGTACGTCGACGTGGCCTGA
- a CDS encoding SDR family oxidoreductase has protein sequence MTQYDFEGRVAAITGAASGIGRETAIQFAENGAAVVVADVDDAGEDVVAEIEEAGGDAVFVHTDVTSMDDVETMVETAVEEFGQLDYAVNSAGVGGDQVPTGDVEEDGFERTIDINLNGVWRSMKAELGAMTDQDDGGVIINMASVLGKVGFENSAAYVSSKHGVLGLTKTSAWEYAEEGVRVNAVCPGFIETQMLDDAGITTNEDVRDWIAGMHSEGRLGQPEEIADAVLWLCSDGASFTNGEALTVDSGFTVK, from the coding sequence ATGACACAGTATGACTTCGAAGGCCGCGTCGCGGCCATCACCGGTGCCGCATCTGGAATCGGCCGAGAGACAGCGATTCAGTTCGCCGAGAACGGCGCCGCGGTCGTGGTTGCGGACGTCGACGACGCCGGTGAGGATGTCGTCGCCGAGATCGAGGAGGCTGGCGGTGACGCCGTCTTTGTGCATACGGACGTAACAAGTATGGACGACGTCGAGACGATGGTCGAGACGGCCGTCGAGGAGTTCGGTCAACTCGATTACGCGGTCAACAGCGCGGGCGTCGGTGGCGACCAGGTCCCGACTGGCGACGTCGAGGAGGACGGATTCGAGCGCACCATCGACATCAACCTGAACGGTGTCTGGCGCTCGATGAAGGCCGAACTCGGTGCGATGACCGACCAGGACGACGGCGGTGTCATCATCAACATGGCCTCGGTCCTCGGGAAAGTTGGCTTCGAGAACTCTGCAGCGTACGTCTCCTCGAAACACGGTGTACTCGGACTGACGAAAACGTCCGCCTGGGAATACGCCGAGGAAGGGGTCCGGGTCAACGCGGTCTGTCCCGGGTTCATCGAGACCCAGATGCTGGACGACGCCGGGATCACGACCAACGAGGACGTTCGCGACTGGATCGCCGGGATGCACTCCGAAGGTCGCCTCGGCCAGCCCGAGGAGATCGCCGACGCCGTCCTGTGGCTGTGTTCGGACGGTGCCTCCTTCACCAACGGCGAGGCACTCACCGTCGACAGCGGCTTCACGGTAAAGTAA
- a CDS encoding MetS family NSS transporter small subunit, translating into MTAIDPGALAMAVFGFVFLFGGLAVTLWIAFQSGGYGDGQSVDDDQGGEGDE; encoded by the coding sequence ATGACTGCGATCGACCCGGGGGCACTCGCGATGGCCGTGTTCGGTTTCGTGTTCCTGTTCGGCGGCCTCGCCGTGACGCTGTGGATCGCCTTCCAGTCGGGCGGGTATGGCGACGGCCAGTCGGTAGACGACGACCAGGGAGGAGAGGGCGATGAGTGA